In Xiphophorus couchianus chromosome 8, X_couchianus-1.0, whole genome shotgun sequence, the following proteins share a genomic window:
- the rgs3a gene encoding regulator of G-protein signaling 3a isoform X8, protein MPEPMFHTMVDFSEKYLERAKDMKNRLAFLRRRNESPGSNPAGKLDKSMKSVKPTPEEALKWGDSLDKLLGHKYGLAAFRAFLRTEFSEENLEFWLACEEYKKIKSQSKMASKAKKIFAEYIAIQSCKEVNLDSYTRDHTKDNLQNVTRSCFDLAQRRIYGLMEKDSYPRFLRSELYLDLINQKKPSATSTSSSS, encoded by the exons ATGCCAGAGCCAATGTTTCACACCATGGTCGACTTCTCAGAGAAATACCTGGAAAG GGCCAAAGACATGAAGAATCGGTTGGCTTTCCTGCGGAGGAGGAATGAGTCCCCAGGAAGCAACCCAGCCGGGAAGTTAGACAAATCTATGAAGTCAGTCAA GCCCACCCCAGAGGAAGCACTCAAATGGGGAGACTCGCTTGACAAGCTGCTGGGGCACAAAT ATGGTCTGGCAGCCTTCAGAGCTTTCCTGCGCACAGAGTTCAGTGAGGAGAATCTGGAATTTTGGCTAGCATGCGAGgaatacaagaaaataaaatcgcAGTCCAAGATGGCCTCAAAAGCCAAGAAAATCTTTGCTGAATATATCGCTATACAGTCATGTAAAGAG GTCAACCTGGATTCATACACTAGAGATCACACTAAGGACAACCTGCAGAATGTGACACGCTCCTGCTTTGACTTAGCACAAAGGCGGATATACGGGTTGATGGAAAAGGACTCATACCCCCGCTTCCTGCGCTCGGAACTCTACTTGGacttaattaatcaaaaaaagCCCAGCGCCACATCGACCTCATCCTCCTCATAA
- the rgs3a gene encoding regulator of G-protein signaling 3a isoform X10 gives MKNRLAFLRRRNESPGSNPAGKLDKSMKSVKPTPEEALKWGDSLDKLLGHKYGLAAFRAFLRTEFSEENLEFWLACEEYKKIKSQSKMASKAKKIFAEYIAIQSCKEVNLDSYTRDHTKDNLQNVTRSCFDLAQRRIYGLMEKDSYPRFLRSELYLDLINQKKPSATSTSSSS, from the exons ATGAAGAATCGGTTGGCTTTCCTGCGGAGGAGGAATGAGTCCCCAGGAAGCAACCCAGCCGGGAAGTTAGACAAATCTATGAAGTCAGTCAA GCCCACCCCAGAGGAAGCACTCAAATGGGGAGACTCGCTTGACAAGCTGCTGGGGCACAAAT ATGGTCTGGCAGCCTTCAGAGCTTTCCTGCGCACAGAGTTCAGTGAGGAGAATCTGGAATTTTGGCTAGCATGCGAGgaatacaagaaaataaaatcgcAGTCCAAGATGGCCTCAAAAGCCAAGAAAATCTTTGCTGAATATATCGCTATACAGTCATGTAAAGAG GTCAACCTGGATTCATACACTAGAGATCACACTAAGGACAACCTGCAGAATGTGACACGCTCCTGCTTTGACTTAGCACAAAGGCGGATATACGGGTTGATGGAAAAGGACTCATACCCCCGCTTCCTGCGCTCGGAACTCTACTTGGacttaattaatcaaaaaaagCCCAGCGCCACATCGACCTCATCCTCCTCATAA
- the rgs3a gene encoding regulator of G-protein signaling 3a isoform X7 → MWTTALSAGSPCSCEVSPNGTKKKKSKNLAKDMKNRLAFLRRRNESPGSNPAGKLDKSMKSVKPTPEEALKWGDSLDKLLGHKYGLAAFRAFLRTEFSEENLEFWLACEEYKKIKSQSKMASKAKKIFAEYIAIQSCKEVNLDSYTRDHTKDNLQNVTRSCFDLAQRRIYGLMEKDSYPRFLRSELYLDLINQKKPSATSTSSSS, encoded by the exons CTGAGCGCCGGATCCCCCTGCAGCTGTGAGGTCAGCCCTAACggcacaaaaaagaagaagtccAAGAACCT GGCCAAAGACATGAAGAATCGGTTGGCTTTCCTGCGGAGGAGGAATGAGTCCCCAGGAAGCAACCCAGCCGGGAAGTTAGACAAATCTATGAAGTCAGTCAA GCCCACCCCAGAGGAAGCACTCAAATGGGGAGACTCGCTTGACAAGCTGCTGGGGCACAAAT ATGGTCTGGCAGCCTTCAGAGCTTTCCTGCGCACAGAGTTCAGTGAGGAGAATCTGGAATTTTGGCTAGCATGCGAGgaatacaagaaaataaaatcgcAGTCCAAGATGGCCTCAAAAGCCAAGAAAATCTTTGCTGAATATATCGCTATACAGTCATGTAAAGAG GTCAACCTGGATTCATACACTAGAGATCACACTAAGGACAACCTGCAGAATGTGACACGCTCCTGCTTTGACTTAGCACAAAGGCGGATATACGGGTTGATGGAAAAGGACTCATACCCCCGCTTCCTGCGCTCGGAACTCTACTTGGacttaattaatcaaaaaaagCCCAGCGCCACATCGACCTCATCCTCCTCATAA
- the rgs3a gene encoding regulator of G-protein signaling 3a isoform X9, with the protein MAKDMKNRLAFLRRRNESPGSNPAGKLDKSMKSVKPTPEEALKWGDSLDKLLGHKYGLAAFRAFLRTEFSEENLEFWLACEEYKKIKSQSKMASKAKKIFAEYIAIQSCKEVNLDSYTRDHTKDNLQNVTRSCFDLAQRRIYGLMEKDSYPRFLRSELYLDLINQKKPSATSTSSSS; encoded by the exons AT GGCCAAAGACATGAAGAATCGGTTGGCTTTCCTGCGGAGGAGGAATGAGTCCCCAGGAAGCAACCCAGCCGGGAAGTTAGACAAATCTATGAAGTCAGTCAA GCCCACCCCAGAGGAAGCACTCAAATGGGGAGACTCGCTTGACAAGCTGCTGGGGCACAAAT ATGGTCTGGCAGCCTTCAGAGCTTTCCTGCGCACAGAGTTCAGTGAGGAGAATCTGGAATTTTGGCTAGCATGCGAGgaatacaagaaaataaaatcgcAGTCCAAGATGGCCTCAAAAGCCAAGAAAATCTTTGCTGAATATATCGCTATACAGTCATGTAAAGAG GTCAACCTGGATTCATACACTAGAGATCACACTAAGGACAACCTGCAGAATGTGACACGCTCCTGCTTTGACTTAGCACAAAGGCGGATATACGGGTTGATGGAAAAGGACTCATACCCCCGCTTCCTGCGCTCGGAACTCTACTTGGacttaattaatcaaaaaaagCCCAGCGCCACATCGACCTCATCCTCCTCATAA